One part of the Vitis riparia cultivar Riparia Gloire de Montpellier isolate 1030 chromosome 15, EGFV_Vit.rip_1.0, whole genome shotgun sequence genome encodes these proteins:
- the LOC117931909 gene encoding thaumatin-like protein, translating into MVDAVQCFDWKAGADGHGAKLICNLARHVLEHGVDAAIFTLQNRCRKTLWQGITPGSGKRQLMDGRLELRPATLAEFTLDSPVDFYDVSLVDRYNMLESIFPSGRSGECKAVTCVSDLNQRCPKDLQVLRNGIVVACNSACMAFNKPEYCCSGAYSTPETSKPTEYSKVFKASCPTSYS; encoded by the exons ATGGTTGATGCTGTTCAATGCTTTGATTGGAAGGCTGGTGCAGATGGACATGGGGCTAAGTTGATATGCAATCTAGCCAGACATGTCCTTGAGCATG GTGTTGATGCAGCAATTTTCACATTACAAAATAGATGCAGGAAAACTCTATGGCAGGGGATCACACCTGGATCTGGAAAACGTCAACTAATGGATGGCAGGCTTGAATTAAGACCAG CAACACTTGCAGAGTTTACCCTTGATAGCCCTGTAGATTTTTATGATGTTAGCCTAGTTGATAGATACAACATGCTAGAGTCAATATTCCCTTCTGGCAGGTCTGGTGAGTGCAAGGCAGTCACATGTGTTTCAGACTTGAATCAGAGATGCCCCAAGGACCTGCAAGTTCTAAGGAATGGTATTGTTGTGGCTTGTAACAGTGCATGCATGGCATTCAACAAGCCTGAGTACTGCTGCTCTGGCGCCTACAGTACTCCTGAGACCTCCAAGCCAACAGAGTATTCTAAAGTGTTCAAGGCTTCTTGTCCTACATCTTATAGCTAG
- the LOC117931910 gene encoding uncharacterized protein LOC117931910: MATQPRTSSAFISFLTILGSAALAKYQYDNVSPFAQHNIAMRISLFAIFIYFMVVVVYEILNPDGTVKVEDDGRYLLILGHVRFLSGTIAATLLILILIPYFGWFLLAIWTMFLVKIVCYWDKTFYNFDMFKNKKNVNDGEGGQEEQRARV; this comes from the exons ATGGCCACACAACCACG AACTTCATCAGCTTTTATCTCTTTCCTTACGATTTTGGGTTCAGCTGCCCTTGCGAAATACCAATATGATAATGTTTCGCCCTTTGCGCAACACAATATAGCTATGCGAATCTCCTTGTTtgcaatatttatatatttcatggTGGTTGTGGTTTATGAAATCCTTAATCCAGATGGAACTGTCAAAGTTGAAGATGATGGAAGATATCTCCTTATTTTGGGTCATGTTCGGTTCTTAAGTGGAACAATAGCTGCAACTTTGTTGATCCTGATCTTGATCCCATattttggatggttcctccttGCCATATGGACCATGTTCTTAGTGAAAATAGTATGTTATTGggataaaacattttataacttCGACAtgttcaagaataaaaaaaatgtcaatgaTGGGGAAGGAGGACAAGAGGAACAACGAGCCCGAGTTTAG